The DNA window TGATGACTTCGATTTCGCACCCCCGTAGCTAAAGGTGGTCGTCGTCTCATGAAGAAGAAATCGAAGGTGTCTTTGCCTGAAAAAATTTCAACTTCGACGCccagaagagaaagaaaaagtcaGCTTCAACGCAATTGTGATGAAACTGCAATGCAATAGTTATATCCGTAGCGAGCCAACTAACATAAAACCACAAAACAGCtaataatttcacatatttaatacaaatgaatattacaataattatattttatctgTTCAGGTCCCGTATTTGATAAACACgagcccttttttttttttttttataatactaTGATATTGCAATAGCAAAACTATTATTCAACTAACATGCAACTTAATTGCAACTAAAAATGTTAAATGTGAATTTGTATCTATAAGAAACTATTTGTCAGTATTTTTTTTGTCACTGGTGGATAATTAATTGTACCTTGATAGTAATATATGGAAAAATAACTATTAGACCTCTATAAACCAACTTTATATTAACTAATTTAGtatattaataaaacaaaacatgttatttattttttctgaaGAGCTTTGTATATTGTATTGACAATAAGAAACACTTGCAAATGTGATAAAATCTATTGTATCATTGTCAATTTGTAATGATTGATATGTCAAGTTTCAAagagttagaaaaatatttatacaattgTAATGCAACTGTTAAttataaaacataataaaaaccagaacagtgtttccacgtacgtacgtaactctatctacataTGAATTTACTATTATATTCGTGATTTGATATGAACAAATTCATCATTGATAATTTGGAACGTAACAAAAATGCATAGagataaatatttaactatagtattgatgtaatattttttttttattatacctGAGTTAAATTTTTTGGGAACTTCAGTTCAACTTTTTGCAATTTGCATTTCAtgaatctgaaaaataaagtcaAGATATTAGTTTTATGCGAATTAAACCGAATTTctggttgaattttagttttgtaataatttttatgcacatttttcatgaattcgaaacagtccatattttgattgattctgatcgtcttctcaggtgaagtcATCAGAATTAATAAGAGTTCTCTTTCTGATTAGGTTACGTTTCGGCTGTGTTTAGTTGTTGGATTGGTTGCTGAAAGTTATCGTTGTTGAAGTAGATAGATAATGAGGCTGAATAAATAGAGCAAGAGGTAttcttgtaaaattttattggttggcatgtaaaaatatttatatggcCCGCTCAAtatacttgtaaatatttttgccAATTTAATATATACTTGAAAAAAAAACCCCTTAATTATTAACTCAATGATTTTCGTTCTCATAATACCAAAACATAAATTACAATTCAAATAACAAAACACTCCCTTAATAAATACCCAAAACAAAGTGCATATATAGCTTAATTAATAATAGATATAAGTTATTATCTCAAACCCCAacaataaacaaacaaacaaagtgATGGTAATTAGTTAAATCATATCATCAAAGAAATACATCTTGAAAGCTTCAACATGTTCCACAAGAAGACAAATCACAATCAAGAGAGACTCATCATCATCACAACTATTCCTTATTATCCAAAGATCACCATCAATTTCATGATAAGCTGGCCCAAAATGGATCTCCTTTCCCCACCCAAAATCAATACCCTTAAACGGCAAATTCACATAGTTTATGACACTAATCACAGGATTCCCACAATACTTGCCACCTCCGTTAGTTGACGATTTATAAGAGTATTGAAACTTGGTCAGATCTTGTTGACTTTTCAAGTACTCAATAGCTGACAACACGTAATCATTTGTAACCATATCAATAACTGAACGTACTTTACTAGCAACTTCACTTAACGAACTAGATAACAACTCCCCCGCCGTACACCTCGCCGTTACATCGAATACTCCGTTACCAAAGTACTCAAACGGTAACGGAGGCTCCAGACGCTTTCGCGAATCGATTGTAACGGCACAAGCTGTTGGTTGTTGAGTGTCGTGCTTTCTCGCCTTACTCGAACACCTCCAAATATGAGCTGCTAACACCTCATAACGCGTGTAAGGTCGAGATGGACGGTTCAGATCGTTATTTGCCTTGTTCTTAAGTTTCTGGACTTGTTCTTTCGTAAGCTTTAGTGTGAACATTGTTGTTTTCATCTTCTTAAGCTCTTCCGCGTTAGGTTGTTTCAGCAAAAACGGCATATTACCAAAGTCGTTTGAGTGATCAAATCGTTGCGGGTTTGAACCACAACAATCTCCAACTCCAAAGGcctttttgtcaaaaaaatgGTGCCTTCTGTAACGGCAAGCCCCGTGCGATTCGGGCCCACTCAGTCATGAAGTTGGCGGCGCTTAGTCCGTCAATGAGGACATGTGATGCGGTAACCCCTAGGCTTAAACCCCCGCAACTGAACTTGGTTAGTTGGACGAGAAGAAGAGGGAGTTCGTGGATTGGGAGAGACTCGTTTACATAAGGAAGTAAACGATCAGACTCAAGAGTCGGTGTGAAGTAATCTTTCTCGAAATAAGAAAGATCAGCGTTCAGCTCGGCTGCAACGAAAACAACTCCGTTTCCATTGCATTCGATTTGAAAACGCCCGTTGTTTAAGCTGCGCAAGCGCCCAGCTAGTGGATAGAAGTGGGGTAGAGTGTGGCTTAAGGAATCGATTAGGGTTTGAGTAATGGTTTGGAATGGGAGTGTGGTTGGGGCGTAGAAGTATATAGAACTTGTATATGTGGTGCATCCAATTTGATCCCATTCCGACAAAGATTGATTCCCTTTCCAAGTTGATTGTGCTGGAGTCACCATTACGTTTTGCTTGATATTTAGTTCCATGGTATTTTGGAATTGGTTATGAAAAGAGCttagaatatacatatatttatagaaaaatgtTAAGGGCACTTGAAGTGCTAAGCACCACAAATATATATGACTAATTGTTATTAGTGCAATTTAATAATATCGGGTCCtacacattttaatttaataaagagCATTGATGTTGCACGGGTGGTTCCCAGCACTTTACACCCTACGATTGgttaatgatattttttaaaaattattttcttaaattatatgggacctgctacttaattatactaatagcgGTATGACACTAAGGAGGGTGCTAGTCGAAACTATTAACCAATTATAAAGTGTCACATATTGTTAAGTAATTTAAGATACCAAATAACATTGCTCTATACTATAATGCTGCTATCTCCAACCATGAACATTAAATAtagtagtttatatatatatatatatatatatatatgttagagattttataacaatggaagaaaatcaagatttattacaactctattgtaaaataatacaaggactaaaataagagattgattaaatatatgttacaatacatatatatacactatatattacatatatataaaaggtAGAAGAGATGAAGATACaacacatataatataatatatgtatatatataactagagaataatttatatataaacactcactcacaaccttgagtgtagattagtggggatcaccataacttgaacaaggtattacacctttgtccaaaagcttatttccccctatctctaagcactaagggaactctctaggaaatagctttgggaattatcaagccttagggttttctagcaaagtgctttcttgatagaaaacttcatctctttTACAAATGAGCACCAAAGACCTCCTTTTATAATGTTTAGGTGATCACACATAGAATTCAAATTCCACACCTCATTTCTCTCccataaatgagtattaatccattttgtaacaactatatcatCATAATTTTGAATTCTATCATCATCTttgtgtaacatctcttttattgtgtgatcaacacatgagttacaagtgacaacaaattgtaactcctctctaagttacaacatgtaggttacaaaagtgtaggttataaaatcataggttacacatttatttaccatacacttaatatatattattcacatatatttatcacattttaatctactttattattatattataaaataatataacaatcccccactagattaaaatgtgtgacacacttgtaacacacttgtaacatttatttaatcaatcaaaatattatatcaaaatataacattcccccactttgattgaataaatatacacttttaaagaagtcttgcttaggtgcattaggtaaaatgtctttcgacttgaattttaccttagtgtagttaccacaaagtttgatgaaattttggttgccgtagcattgaaccactatccctttaatacaaaccagtgataacacacacaccctcgctaatgctcacttgagaccgcgtgtctcgctcttgcaccgttaatggccatgtgcaaaattccaattcatagactctctagagaatactcccaattctcataagaggcggcaccacctctagtccatataggtggagttttagtgtctcaccactctttagacacttcttaagcttaagtgagttttcttaagcttaagctccattaaaaaacctttcggttttaaccctcaatttttaccacatgtactcattcatagatgagacaattgagtaccatattcactctattgacttgttattacctattgaacttaagactagatgtttactagtgttaagataggttaccatcaatgagcaaaacactaagggagtttaggtcccatccctcgaaaattcatgctttaatcttgtacggagattaagcgatttgttataacctctcactattgattccatgtgaatcatgcatgccaaaatatagtgttcactttgtgaccacttttctccttaagtacttaagctttgaaaattcaattataaaagattaattttcacacaactcaaattctcaataattttgatactaagcatatcaaaattaaacactaatttagacaccaaataTGTCTAAATTACACTTTATTTTAAGACACTAAACATGTCTCAAATTCTCATATTGGAGTATGCACCCCCACACTTTCATATTTGACTTATCaagataatatcttgattttaaaatatagaagaccactttgtctctataatttctcttaaatttaatttctttcttgaaattatttttaccaaaatttgacaccaaaatatgtcaaaattttacatatgcacatagccaaatttgatttagaatttgaattcaaaatcaaataaattaatcaacaatGGCTCAatacattttgattaaatttgtggctcacccccacatttttaccataaagtgtatataaatatcacttttgtgcattttcctcttcaaatgactctttaaggccactttaaaaataccatttgacatttttagttttctcaacaaaactaaaatgtcaaactcacattactactcataaaataatgtgattatttttagcataattttaaagttatctcctcattgagattagcccaaaattataccaaagttaacaaaattctcatcaattttgtttacaactttgatcatttaagattcaaaattgcttcactattttttgaatccacattgattcatttacttttgagtccaaaattgctcttccaatttatggctcatttcacaagtttggattcacttttaatccatttgttcttgcttatgacaatgcaagtccaataaaagtgtaactctcatagtccattttttcttatctcaaatatgagatgattatctcttctaacccaataaaagatgtaacttctcaaaagccatcttttaaagtgagatgttcaccaccaaattgaagaagaatttaaaatattctttattcataaaatagatgataataattctcacaataataataaacactattttattactatcaatattattatcatgctttgtaactcatatattaatataatatgtatattactaatcaacatcttatatgtaacatacacatgagatcaatattaaattcacaatatatatgttacatatctcatatatatatataacatatatactataatatacatatatatcatatacacataatatatacattaattacacaactatatatgttacatacctcacacatatataacatatatatacacattaatatacatgatatatattatatacacatatataacatatattatgtatgcatgtctcatataaatacatagaagtaatattatttctacatatttaatcacaaaaaatatatattatatcacactctacatatatataatatatattactcatatatacatattatatattatatatctcacatatatacatataataacatgatataaaattcaaatatcatatatataatatgatataaacacatgatcacatatatataacttatatatatcacatgtattactatcatataaaatagtaaatcacataatattcaccatcatgctcacccatgaatggctttcacataaaatctcttatccttgtattctcacaatcttgatttatcacctcttccattgaaaagggataagcttttgattgttagagattttataacaatggaagaaaatcaagatttattacaactctattgtaaaataatacaaggactaaaataagagattgattaaatatatgttacaatacatatatatacactaaatatattacatatatatatatatatatatgaaaggtagaagagatgAAGATACaacacatataatataatatatgtatatatataactagagaataatttatatataaacactcactcacaaccttgagtgtagattagtggggatcaccataacttgaacaaggtattacacctttgtccaaaagcttatttccccctatctctaagcactaagggaactctctaggaaatagctttgggaattatcaagccttagggttttctagcaaagtgctttcttgatagaaaacttcatctctttTACAAATGAGCACCAAAGACCTCCTTTTATAATGTTTAGGTGATCACACATAGAATTCAAATTCCACACCTCATTTCTCTCccataaatgagtattaatccattttgtaacaactatatcatCATAATTTTGAATTCTATCATCATCTttgtgtaacatctcttttattgtgtgatcaacacatgagttacaagtgacaacaaattgtaactcctctctaagttacaacatgtaggttacaaaagtgtaggttataaaatcataggttacacatttatttaccatacacttaatatatattattcacatatatttatcacattttaatctactttattattatattataaaataatataacaatatatatatatatataacactggaattgtaccaaaaagaagaaaattaatAGCTTTTTTAATCTGGTACTTCACTTTTTAATTTAACAGGGGAATTACTTCATCTTCATCCTAGTAAATCCgaacttagaaaataaaaaatagtaggattataaagaaatacataaaaattataaaaaaaatatagttgtatagaattttaaatatttttatggtttttaaaattttatttacaaaaaatatgatcatttactattttatgttttactcttgttattttgttgttggttttttgttgttgtatataaacttttatgttttttcGATGTTTTCTCAATACTTTTCATGTATCTAGTTtgcttattatttttatttatagaaagaatattgaaaaaaaaacataaaagtataatttttttatcaaaaataatattttgtataaatttcgtaaaatagtaatttatcgGAAACAAAACGATGCATGCATCTTAATAAAGTagtaaattttgacatatatatGACCCTATCAAAATTGAGCATTGTTATAAGATAATAGTAGTGTTTGTTACGTTCTAGACGTATCGTTTTGTAATTGGTCAGCGAtattcacaaaaaaattattatattaattaaattatatagtaccacatatttaattacaccaataacaatactaacacataaaaaaaaatactaaacatCAATAGTGCCTTTACCGTTCATCAAATTGAATAATATTATTGTTATACCTTTTCAAAGGTCATTGCATCATTTCATTTGCACTCACATCAAAATTGATCTACATCCAATGAGCTACCAGTTGAGGAGTTTTAGCTCAATTCTTAAAGCACTCATTTACGtacttttttattctatttttttaaaataatttattataatcttattttttttctatcttaCCTAATAAATTTATAGGGATTTGATTTTGTTatgttattgtactttcacggattgtaatccgtaATGTACGGCAGCCAtcagatgagggagttatttgatctgacggcggAGATttatctaggggtaattagggttaaaaagtagaaacgtatcctgacactcatttaatgtacccagagacccatctaatatactacggaatacattccgtgaaagtacatcacgggacaaaatcatatcactAAATTTATATTACAACATACattatttctttcattttttctccatatcatttaaatataatattttcaatatgtttttgaaaaattgaatttttgcaaatatcaataaatattacagaaatatattatatactagcaaaaagctacgtgcgaggcacgtatactaaattttatgctaatttttttctatgttagttgaaagtgatacaattaaaaattaaagaaaaaatattattagttattaggtgagattattattatgtgtatctaaatattatagtttataatgttgtcaattaaaagttaataccgaatgcaatatattattgtttaagaaagcttgatgatttaaatatgttcactactacaaaaacaccctttagaggcggtttttaagccctttaggcgtcggttttcgcgaaattcgctaccgacgctgatcagggcgacgctaaagggtttatatgaaccgacgccatatatacccctatggcgtcggttattagctgggaaccgacgccataaggGTACATATGGCATCGGTTCCTagccaataaccgacgccatatatggcgtaggaaccgacgccatatgtaggCGAATTTCagttttcctcattttttttaaatttaattatattattttaattttatatttattaatttatatattattttatttaatttaaattacatatttatttaaattttaaattacatatttatttaatttaattatatattaattacattttaaattaaatagtaattaaatttgggtaaaaacataatttgatttcataaaagtaattaaatcttacacaaacatgtaaaattagttaaaaatattaataagttaataaatctaattacaagttaatctataaaaattacataatgaagaaaaattcttcgacctttgaacctcaatcgtcaccgtgaatcactgccatcaattgttcgatccactttcgctgtagtggtaacaattctgtttttggatcgtattgcttcttacccccaaactgttaaaaaaaattaaaaatttatattagtttatgtatatgtatattatatatttgttattataaaatttatatactatgatcaataattaaaacttacagctttttgatcttgtatgtaacggttggggttggcacgtgcgacgatgtcagtgatatatttcaaaacataaaaaccgcattcttggcttttaggttgtcttggacagtttgcttgtgaaattccttgccacgggccaagatactgatgtgcgtcccctatatacatgaatgccctgtttgggaaaattatattagcatttcaattcgttagttaatttaaattcgttacataagaagtcattaaattattaccttccgatcatttgttctatttcttcgggaattgggcggccttttacagggtttaaatggataattttccttggcgcaaccaccactagcgtccaatgcatcctagaaaattatattggaatataagtaagatagtataaaaataatttgaagacataatatagaaatgaacaattagcactaaagaatttaataaagtttacccgatattccaaggaataaagaacatttggtggttgctgttcattaatgataaccaattagccaatcgtcttgccgcattgtcaaaagactgactctgttcttcatcgttgatcccatgcactgtgagaagctctgagtcgtaaaacttgaaaatttttctcagaccgttgatgctctcccatatgtgcctgccaaaaaaagtgttagtgccttataataatttaactataatttgatataaggttaattagattaaagaagagtatacatcattccaaacagcattccctggttgccgatgtagttacacgtagcaacctgctgcaaatcctctccagataaaatgatctgggtacgcggtgcaatgaatcctcgggggacagaaattgtgattatatcacgtttatctttgagccttaggaattcatgaatcatccattttagcgaattagggatcaacgccatcttctcttccgtgaacaactCATCTTCCCGTTCACCACGgctttgtggagaaagcatcggagctttcccctttgacgcatcacgtcttgagggcggttgagcgagtggaccctaaacaaaacagaacatcatatatatatatatatcaaattttatctaaattctaccgaaatttcggcagcataacggttgtaattgaatgaccccaaaaattttgaacatggctgtataacgacaaataacacatatataacagtagtttgttcatccatcccaccgcagcacatatattcgcagaacctacttcactacggatgaatattgaagatattcaaactccactaatcattaataattaatttcagttgagaagttacctcggttgttaaaattaagtgtttaggccaaggaaggaacatctggtacACGTTCAccatggtaataccaattagtataacttctattgaaacctcgtaaatacacatggtccttaatcattgtaatattccctttagatacattacaacaatctacacacggacaatgaatacgatcgtgatttgtagaattctttaaggcaaactctaaaaatgcatcgaaccctacttgaaatcgcagtgtgtctctctccttacgcatccatgatttatccataacaaaaatcctatccaaaaaaattcagtatttagtaactacttatagctagttactaattacacaatgtaactaactaagtttctcacaatttattcatattaatttataaattactcaaattctcgttttagattagttcatattattaggttgttttgttgattagaatgttattaaaatgttaaatatttttaataaataaaattgaggggaaatttttttggtaaagcaataaaggtattaactaatattttccccttttaattaacttttgctctttattttctttgaaaaataaaaatccacattgaacctctcaaatgaaagaaaaaaaaataaaaaaagaaggattttatatgtttattttgttaatttatttagtaactaattatatctagttactaattacacaatgtaactaactaagtttctcacacaatttattcatattaatctaaaaattactcaaattttcgttttacattagttcatgttattaggttgtttagttgattagaatgttggtaaaattaaaaagtttacataaatgtgaatattattattttttatgtgacctaacttcttattactatgttataattaactatattatgaatggttttagtaagatttatcctaattctaccgaaatttcggcagcataacggctgtaattggacgttcccaaaaattttacaagtgcctaaaataacaaacaaaacagataaacaatacaaaattaatccacccatccgaccgcagtacatgtattcgcagaacctacttcactacggatgaatatttaagatattcaaactcaactaacatgcattgataattaattatatattaagaaaaagttagtaaaagtatatacctataattgcaagcccaaatacgctacacacaaaattatgccgaacccctataatataaagaaatacaacgaaattacaaaat is part of the Cannabis sativa cultivar Pink pepper isolate KNU-18-1 chromosome 5, ASM2916894v1, whole genome shotgun sequence genome and encodes:
- the LOC133037746 gene encoding uncharacterized protein LOC133037746, giving the protein MLSPQSRGEREDELFTEEKMALIPNSLKWMIHEFLRLKDKRDIITISVPRGFIAPRTQIILSGEDLQQVATCNYIGNQGMLFGMMHIWESINGLRKIFKFYDSELLTVHGINDEEQSQSFDNAARRLANWLSLMNSNHQMFFIPWNIG
- the LOC115716016 gene encoding LOW QUALITY PROTEIN: spermidine hydroxycinnamoyl transferase (The sequence of the model RefSeq protein was modified relative to this genomic sequence to represent the inferred CDS: deleted 1 base in 1 codon); translation: MVTPAQSTWKGNQSLSEWDQIGCTTYTSSIYFYAPTTLPFQTITQTLIDSLSHTLPHFYPLAGRLRSLNNGRFQIECNGNGVVFVAAELNADLSYFEKDYFTPTLESDRLLPYVNESLPIHELPLLLVQLTKFSCGGLSLGVTASHVLIDGLSAANFMTEWARIARGLPLQKAPFFDKKAFGVGDCCGSNPQRFDHSNDFGNMPFLLKQPNAEELKKMKTTMFTLKLTKEQVQKLKNKANNDLNRPSRPYTRYEVLAAHIWRCSSKARKHDTQQPTACAVTIDSRKRLEPPLPFEYFGNGVFDVTARCTAGELLSSSLSEVASKVRSVIDMVTNDYVLSAIEYLKSQQDLTKFQYSYKSSTNGGGKYCGNPVISVINYVNLPFKGIDFGWGKEIHFGPAYHEIDGDLWIIRNSCDDDESLLIVICLLVEHVEAFKMYFFDDMI